In the Chlorobium limicola DSM 245 genome, one interval contains:
- a CDS encoding QcrA and Rieske domain-containing protein produces MAQQGNFKSPSRMGALEEGAPLSSPGAVSAGKPREEGLKGVNFERRSFLGKVVGGVGAAVAVSTLYPVVKYIIPPVKEVKNVNEMVVGKASEVPENTGKIYPFNEDKVIVINDNGKLTACSAVCTHLGCLVRWEDKDNLIFCPCHGAKYQQTGEIISGPQPLPLAPYAVRVEGDDLIISKA; encoded by the coding sequence ATGGCACAACAAGGTAATTTCAAGAGCCCTTCAAGAATGGGTGCACTTGAAGAAGGTGCTCCACTCTCTTCCCCGGGAGCGGTTTCCGCCGGAAAACCAAGGGAAGAAGGACTCAAAGGAGTTAATTTCGAACGTCGCAGTTTTCTCGGCAAGGTTGTCGGCGGTGTAGGCGCGGCAGTAGCGGTATCGACGCTCTATCCTGTCGTCAAGTATATCATTCCTCCTGTCAAAGAAGTGAAAAACGTGAACGAAATGGTTGTCGGCAAAGCATCGGAAGTTCCGGAAAACACCGGAAAGATCTATCCGTTCAACGAGGACAAGGTCATCGTTATCAACGATAACGGCAAGCTCACAGCCTGCAGCGCAGTCTGTACCCATCTCGGATGTCTTGTTCGCTGGGAGGATAAGGATAACCTCATTTTCTGTCCCTGTCACGGTGCGAAATACCAGCAGACAGGCGAAATCATTTCCGGTCCGCAACCGCTGCCTTTAGCCCCGTATGCCGTTCGGGTAGAGGGTGATGACCTTATTATTTCCAAAGCTTAA
- a CDS encoding cytochrome b, translating into MAENNQNAAAGNAPAKPKPAAPGAAKPAAPGAAKPAAGAAKPAAPGAAKPAASTGGGVYKPPVDRPDSNPYKESKQSALASWFQERFYVMIPVIDYLKKKEVPQHRLSFWYYFGGLTLFFFIIQVVTGLLLLQYYKPTGAEAFTSFVFIQKEVPFGWLIRQVHAWSANLMIGMAFIHMFSTFFMKSYRKPRELMWVSGFVLLVLSLGFGFTGYLLPWNELAFFATQVGTEVPKVMPGGALLVDILRGGKDVSPETLTRMFSLHVVLLPGLLLLMLSAHLMLVQVLGTSSPIGYKEAGLIKGYEKFFPTFLAKDAIGWLIGFGLLVYLAVMFPWEIGVQADPLGSAPVGIKPEWYFWAQFQLLKDFTFEGGELLAIVLFTVGAILWILVPFLDRQASREQRSPIFTILGLLVIAFLVINTYRVYAEYSQL; encoded by the coding sequence ATGGCTGAGAACAATCAGAACGCTGCCGCAGGAAATGCCCCTGCCAAGCCGAAACCCGCTGCTCCTGGTGCCGCCAAGCCGGCTGCTCCGGGTGCTGCAAAGCCCGCCGCAGGCGCTGCCAAACCGGCTGCTCCTGGTGCCGCAAAACCTGCCGCTTCTACTGGCGGTGGAGTCTATAAACCTCCGGTAGACCGTCCCGATTCGAATCCATACAAGGAGAGCAAACAGAGCGCTCTTGCTTCATGGTTTCAGGAGCGGTTTTATGTGATGATTCCGGTTATCGACTACCTGAAGAAAAAAGAGGTGCCTCAGCATCGTCTTTCGTTCTGGTACTATTTCGGCGGTCTTACCCTTTTCTTCTTTATCATTCAGGTCGTTACCGGTCTTCTTCTTCTGCAGTATTACAAGCCGACCGGCGCGGAAGCCTTTACTTCGTTCGTTTTTATTCAGAAAGAGGTTCCTTTCGGATGGCTGATTCGTCAGGTTCATGCATGGTCGGCCAATCTCATGATCGGGATGGCGTTCATCCACATGTTCAGCACCTTTTTCATGAAGTCCTATCGTAAACCTCGTGAGCTTATGTGGGTCAGCGGTTTTGTGCTGCTCGTACTCTCTCTCGGTTTCGGCTTTACCGGTTACCTTCTTCCGTGGAACGAGCTTGCATTCTTCGCTACCCAGGTCGGTACCGAAGTTCCCAAGGTCATGCCCGGTGGTGCCCTGCTTGTCGATATCCTTCGCGGCGGAAAGGACGTCAGCCCTGAAACCCTTACCCGTATGTTCTCGCTGCACGTGGTTCTGCTTCCCGGTCTGCTTCTCCTTATGCTTTCGGCTCACCTCATGCTGGTCCAGGTGCTTGGTACTTCTTCCCCGATCGGGTACAAGGAGGCTGGACTTATCAAAGGCTACGAGAAGTTCTTCCCGACCTTTCTTGCCAAGGATGCTATCGGCTGGCTGATCGGTTTCGGTCTGCTTGTCTATCTGGCAGTCATGTTCCCATGGGAAATCGGTGTTCAGGCTGATCCCCTTGGTTCGGCACCTGTCGGCATTAAACCTGAATGGTACTTCTGGGCACAGTTCCAGCTTCTCAAGGACTTTACCTTTGAAGGTGGCGAATTGCTTGCCATCGTGCTCTTCACTGTCGGTGCTATCCTCTGGATTCTTGTTCCTTTCCTTGACCGTCAGGCTTCGAGAGAACAGCGGAGCCCGATATTCACCATTCTCGGTCTGCTTGTGATTGCATTCCTTGTGATCAATACCTACCGTGTTTACGCTGAATACAGCCAGCTGTAA
- a CDS encoding alpha-amylase family glycosyl hydrolase → MKISNNNNAELGSKEHFYVNRHTRALFHQHDPGFLQLPADMHESQQKADEQSKILTRSLSERQQEEVEPILPAQFHGMKLLHEVMHFVLSKTVALRNPALLANVRKSFEESTPEQNTSRYLHRFLESFPPIQIYNGSLKTGEFLENPVNRELVIEESLLVWLNNQNPALDRFSSFISDRHLREETAYPQLIRTMLEAMKAMGPAVSDNIDLAELLTMPIRHAPNSILDQLRYIRLNWAGLLEGSLFWPLLTEAIAYIQDEDRYLFFENVAASHQDNRKESGWFEKEAQAPDFSSLDNAPANYSPDSSWMPEVVMIAKSTYVWLDQLSKQYRRHIVRLQDIPDEELDILAERGFTSLWLIGLWQRSPASQQIKQIQGNPEAKASAYALDRYDIADDLGGYEGYLNLRHRAMHRGIRLASDMVPNHTGLDSDLVKNQPDWFLSSPWPPYVNYTYNGPNLSNDHRYGIYIEDGYWNRSDAAVTFKRVDHMNGDTRYIYHGNDGTNMPWNDTAQLNFLSPEVREGVIQQILHVARMFPVIRFDAAMVLAKRHIQRLWFPLTGHTAAIPSRSAYAMSMADFDAAIPVEFWREVVDRVQTEVPDTLLLAEAFWMLEGYFVRTLGMHRVYNSAFMHMLKKEDNAGYRYLIKNTLEFDAEILKRYVNFMNNPDEDTAIAQFGNGDKYFGICLMMITLPGLPMFGHGQVEGFNEKYGMEYAKAYYDEQPDNHLVERHYREIFPVMKKRPLFADVRHFFLYDVYAPEVTVNENVFAYSNRIGDDRALFIYNNCISHADGWVKTSSGYKQNDEIRQSSLVEGLGLNAEEQSYVVFREHACGLEFVRSCKKLAEEGLYLSLDGYRYNLFLDFREVRPSKLRPYDALCNELNGQGTISVEHAVLSMSLAPLHGIITGFLDSPLMTTLREQPSDEKQALLFAEEIEKLLEQVASVFGDLVDQKLMIPETLAAETASLYRSAGKYFETLDKTTDSDETAQDLMLATDWIILESLQQMLLSNTLLGSNLIDDWLMHDVLAAHYRSKGLTAIAGGTAADLLCCLLSTPKEQKGEDAERIVLNSLEKLYRTCRGSVDRLLQIEYRFEKAWFREQGFTILAAWLRTASRLREINAQGEKEPVASSADTTETETMQQLELRAFLSGYEMGSFFSRAPEHVARMNSELLPEHI, encoded by the coding sequence ATGAAGATAAGCAATAACAACAACGCTGAGTTAGGCAGTAAAGAGCATTTCTATGTAAACCGGCATACCAGAGCACTTTTTCATCAACACGATCCGGGCTTTCTGCAGCTTCCTGCCGATATGCACGAAAGTCAGCAGAAAGCCGATGAACAATCAAAAATTCTGACCCGTTCTCTATCTGAACGTCAGCAGGAAGAGGTTGAGCCGATTCTTCCCGCACAGTTTCACGGTATGAAACTGCTCCATGAGGTGATGCACTTCGTACTGTCAAAAACCGTCGCACTCCGAAATCCGGCTCTCCTGGCAAATGTCAGAAAAAGCTTTGAGGAATCGACACCGGAACAGAATACCAGCAGGTACCTGCACCGTTTTCTCGAATCGTTTCCTCCCATACAGATTTACAACGGCTCTTTGAAAACAGGCGAGTTTCTGGAGAATCCCGTAAACCGCGAACTGGTCATCGAGGAATCCCTGCTGGTCTGGCTCAACAACCAGAATCCGGCTCTCGACCGTTTTTCATCGTTTATTTCCGACAGGCATCTCCGTGAGGAAACCGCTTATCCGCAGCTTATCAGGACAATGCTGGAGGCCATGAAAGCTATGGGGCCGGCAGTATCGGATAACATAGATCTTGCCGAACTGCTCACCATGCCTATCAGGCATGCCCCGAACTCCATTCTCGACCAGTTGCGCTATATCCGCCTCAATTGGGCGGGATTGCTTGAAGGATCGCTCTTCTGGCCGCTCCTGACCGAAGCCATAGCATATATTCAGGATGAAGATCGCTACCTCTTTTTTGAAAATGTCGCAGCGTCGCATCAGGATAACCGGAAAGAAAGCGGCTGGTTTGAAAAGGAAGCTCAAGCACCGGATTTCAGTTCGCTCGACAATGCGCCGGCGAACTACTCTCCGGATTCCTCATGGATGCCGGAGGTGGTAATGATCGCAAAAAGCACCTATGTCTGGCTCGACCAGCTCAGCAAACAGTACCGGCGGCACATTGTGCGTCTTCAGGATATTCCCGACGAGGAACTCGACATCCTTGCAGAACGAGGGTTCACCTCGCTCTGGCTGATCGGACTCTGGCAGAGAAGTCCCGCATCGCAGCAGATCAAACAGATTCAGGGTAATCCCGAAGCCAAGGCTTCAGCCTATGCTCTTGACCGGTATGACATTGCCGACGACCTCGGAGGATATGAGGGGTATCTGAATCTCCGGCACCGGGCCATGCACAGAGGAATCCGCCTCGCCAGCGACATGGTGCCCAACCATACGGGTCTCGATTCCGATCTGGTAAAAAATCAGCCCGACTGGTTTCTCTCTTCTCCCTGGCCGCCCTATGTGAACTACACCTATAACGGCCCCAATCTCAGCAATGATCACCGCTACGGAATCTACATTGAGGACGGTTACTGGAACCGATCGGATGCGGCAGTAACGTTCAAGCGAGTCGATCACATGAATGGAGATACCCGGTATATCTATCATGGCAACGACGGAACCAATATGCCATGGAACGATACCGCACAGCTGAATTTTCTCAGCCCCGAAGTACGGGAAGGGGTGATCCAGCAGATACTGCATGTTGCCCGCATGTTCCCGGTTATCCGTTTCGATGCAGCCATGGTGCTTGCAAAACGACATATCCAGCGCCTCTGGTTCCCGCTTACCGGCCATACGGCGGCAATTCCTTCACGCTCCGCTTATGCGATGAGCATGGCTGATTTCGATGCCGCCATACCCGTCGAATTCTGGCGCGAGGTGGTTGACCGCGTTCAGACCGAGGTTCCCGACACCCTGCTGCTTGCCGAAGCCTTCTGGATGCTTGAAGGGTATTTTGTGCGCACGCTCGGCATGCACCGGGTGTATAACAGCGCCTTCATGCACATGCTGAAAAAAGAGGATAATGCCGGCTATCGCTACCTGATCAAAAACACGCTTGAATTCGATGCGGAGATCCTGAAACGGTATGTGAATTTCATGAACAACCCGGATGAAGATACCGCCATTGCACAGTTCGGAAACGGCGATAAATATTTCGGCATCTGTCTGATGATGATCACCCTGCCGGGCCTGCCGATGTTCGGCCATGGCCAGGTCGAAGGTTTTAACGAGAAATACGGCATGGAATATGCTAAGGCGTACTACGATGAACAACCCGACAACCACCTTGTCGAACGGCATTACCGGGAAATTTTTCCGGTAATGAAAAAACGTCCTCTCTTCGCCGATGTAAGACATTTTTTCCTTTACGACGTCTATGCTCCCGAAGTGACGGTCAACGAGAATGTATTTGCCTATTCCAACAGAATCGGCGACGACAGGGCTCTTTTCATCTACAACAACTGCATCTCGCATGCCGACGGATGGGTCAAAACATCCTCAGGATATAAACAGAACGATGAAATCAGGCAGTCATCGCTTGTCGAAGGTCTGGGACTGAACGCTGAAGAGCAGAGCTATGTGGTATTCAGAGAGCATGCTTGCGGACTTGAATTCGTGCGATCATGCAAAAAGCTTGCCGAAGAAGGGCTCTATCTTTCTCTCGACGGATACCGTTACAATCTGTTTCTTGATTTCCGGGAGGTTCGCCCCTCCAAGCTTCGGCCCTATGATGCGCTCTGCAATGAACTTAACGGACAAGGGACGATTTCAGTGGAACATGCGGTACTTTCCATGAGCCTCGCTCCGCTGCATGGCATCATTACCGGATTTCTCGATTCGCCCCTGATGACCACGCTGAGGGAACAGCCTTCGGATGAGAAGCAAGCCCTTTTGTTTGCCGAAGAAATCGAAAAACTGCTTGAGCAGGTAGCCTCGGTGTTCGGCGATCTGGTCGATCAGAAGCTGATGATTCCCGAAACCCTTGCAGCTGAAACCGCATCTCTGTACCGATCGGCAGGAAAATATTTTGAAACCCTGGATAAAACAACGGACAGCGATGAGACGGCACAAGATCTCATGCTCGCAACGGACTGGATCATTCTTGAGTCACTGCAGCAGATGCTCCTGTCGAACACCCTCCTTGGCTCAAACCTCATCGACGACTGGCTGATGCACGATGTGCTTGCAGCCCATTACCGGAGCAAAGGGCTGACCGCCATTGCCGGCGGCACGGCGGCCGATCTGCTCTGCTGCCTGCTCTCGACGCCGAAAGAGCAGAAGGGCGAAGATGCGGAACGTATCGTGCTGAACAGTCTCGAAAAGCTCTACAGAACATGCAGAGGCTCGGTTGACCGGTTGCTGCAGATCGAATACCGGTTCGAAAAAGCATGGTTCCGCGAACAGGGATTCACCATACTTGCCGCATGGCTCAGGACGGCTTCCAGACTGCGGGAGATAAACGCTCAGGGGGAAAAGGAGCCTGTTGCGAGTTCCGCTGACACAACGGAAACGGAAACGATGCAACAGCTCGAATTACGGGCCTTCCTCTCCGGATATGAAATGGGATCTTTCTTCAGCAGAGCACCGGAACATGTCGCAAGAATGAACAGCGAATTGCTTCCGGAACATATCTGA
- a CDS encoding SDR family NAD(P)-dependent oxidoreductase, with translation MTTSGRKVCFMTGASGKLGSEIALSVAGQGYTVFFTYHRSEDKAAETLERLRWVSPESDMVQCDIAKPAEIAEAFSLFRELYSRLDLLIVSASNFYPTMLPDVTETEWDDLVDTNLKGAFFTMQEAVRIMRKQSFISRIITMTDISAGLVWKSYAPYTVSKSGIQHLTKIFAREFAPDILVNSVAPGTISMYPGRENEPEEKLVEKIPLHRPGDPLDIVRTVLFLMESEYITGEVINVDGGRLLF, from the coding sequence ATGACAACATCCGGCAGAAAAGTTTGTTTTATGACCGGCGCTTCAGGAAAGCTCGGCAGCGAGATCGCGCTTTCCGTTGCCGGACAGGGATATACGGTGTTTTTCACTTACCACCGATCCGAAGATAAAGCGGCGGAAACGCTTGAACGGTTGCGCTGGGTAAGCCCTGAATCGGACATGGTGCAGTGCGACATCGCAAAACCGGCGGAAATCGCCGAAGCGTTCAGCCTCTTCAGGGAGCTCTATAGCCGCCTTGACCTGCTGATCGTCAGCGCCTCGAACTTCTATCCGACCATGCTGCCCGACGTAACGGAAACGGAGTGGGACGATCTTGTGGACACCAATCTGAAGGGAGCCTTTTTCACCATGCAGGAGGCGGTCAGAATTATGCGGAAACAATCGTTCATATCGCGCATCATCACCATGACCGATATTTCCGCCGGGCTTGTATGGAAAAGTTACGCGCCCTACACGGTTTCGAAATCAGGCATCCAGCACCTCACGAAAATCTTTGCCCGCGAGTTCGCACCGGACATTCTTGTGAATTCGGTAGCGCCCGGAACCATCAGCATGTATCCCGGCCGAGAAAATGAACCTGAAGAAAAACTGGTCGAGAAAATTCCGCTCCACAGGCCCGGCGATCCGCTCGACATTGTCCGGACTGTCCTGTTTCTCATGGAGAGCGAGTATATCACCGGCGAAGTGATCAATGTGGATGGAGGGAGGCTGTTGTTTTAG
- a CDS encoding sulfite exporter TauE/SafE family protein: MTSSYGKGFLAGTAIGILGGLIGLGGAEFRLPLLIGMFMFSPLDAVILNKAMSLIVVGSALPFRTATVPWSAVAANWPVIVNLLAGSLAGAWAGAGWAVTLRKESLYRIIAILLAGIALVLLGGHALDASGKPLFDSIPLLTFTGIIAGFLIGIVAALLGVAGGELLIPTIVLLFGIDIKLAGSLSLAVSLPTMLVSFARYSRDSSFAVLGRNKTFVLIMASGSIVGTWTGGQLLGLIPETVLLPLLALLLLISAIKVWQHR; this comes from the coding sequence ATGACATCATCGTATGGCAAAGGGTTTCTTGCCGGAACGGCTATCGGAATACTCGGCGGACTGATCGGACTTGGCGGAGCGGAGTTCCGGCTTCCGCTTCTGATCGGTATGTTCATGTTTTCTCCACTCGATGCCGTAATTCTCAATAAGGCCATGAGCCTGATCGTGGTCGGTTCTGCGCTTCCGTTCCGGACCGCTACCGTACCGTGGTCTGCTGTTGCGGCAAACTGGCCGGTAATCGTCAACCTGCTTGCAGGAAGCCTTGCCGGAGCATGGGCCGGAGCCGGCTGGGCAGTAACCTTGCGTAAAGAATCGCTCTACAGGATTATAGCCATACTCCTCGCGGGGATAGCTCTGGTGCTTCTCGGCGGTCATGCTCTCGACGCCTCGGGAAAACCGTTGTTCGACTCCATACCACTGCTGACATTCACCGGAATTATCGCCGGATTTCTGATAGGCATCGTAGCCGCGCTGCTTGGTGTCGCAGGTGGTGAATTGCTGATACCAACTATCGTACTGCTTTTCGGTATCGACATCAAGCTGGCCGGCAGTCTCTCGCTGGCCGTAAGCCTGCCGACCATGCTGGTCAGCTTCGCTCGCTACAGTCGTGACAGCAGTTTCGCCGTACTGGGCAGAAACAAAACATTTGTCTTGATTATGGCATCAGGATCGATTGTCGGCACATGGACAGGAGGACAATTGCTTGGACTGATTCCCGAAACGGTGCTGCTTCCATTACTGGCCCTGCTGCTTCTCATATCGGCCATCAAGGTTTGGCAACACAGATAA
- a CDS encoding ABC transporter ATP-binding protein — MIRLSVTKTLSGSDGPFDLSVDLEMQPHSLLTLYGKSGSGKTTLLRMLAGLMKPDSGRIEVNGEVWFDSSKGVCLPPQKRKVGMVFQDYALFPTMSVQENLLFAQEKKEPRKVDEMLELTGLLALRKRYPGTLSGGQQQRVALARAILRSPKILLLDEPLSALDHKTRGALQDEILKVHQRFGLSTLLVSHDKQEVFKLSDSVAVIRHGRITKRGSPHDVFLDRITSNKFSFVSTILSIRKVDCVYLAVIGTGNELVEVVLCERDVVNLKPGDEVLVASKAFNPIVMKLKEAAESVEKTPLI; from the coding sequence ATGATCAGGCTTTCGGTCACCAAAACCCTTTCCGGATCCGACGGACCTTTCGACCTGTCGGTGGATCTGGAAATGCAGCCGCACTCGCTCCTGACTCTCTACGGAAAATCGGGCAGCGGCAAAACCACGCTCCTGCGCATGCTGGCCGGTCTGATGAAACCCGACAGCGGGCGTATCGAGGTCAACGGCGAAGTATGGTTCGACAGCAGCAAAGGAGTATGCCTGCCTCCGCAGAAACGGAAAGTCGGCATGGTCTTTCAGGACTATGCGCTCTTCCCCACCATGTCGGTTCAGGAAAACCTGCTCTTCGCACAGGAGAAAAAAGAGCCACGGAAGGTTGACGAGATGCTCGAACTTACCGGTCTTCTTGCACTCCGAAAACGCTATCCCGGAACCCTGTCGGGAGGTCAGCAGCAGCGGGTGGCCCTTGCCCGGGCCATCCTGCGCAGTCCGAAAATCCTGCTGCTCGACGAGCCGCTTTCGGCGCTCGACCATAAGACCAGAGGAGCACTGCAGGATGAGATCCTTAAGGTTCACCAGCGCTTCGGGCTCTCCACCCTGCTTGTTTCGCACGACAAGCAGGAGGTGTTCAAGCTGTCGGACAGCGTTGCCGTCATCAGGCATGGACGCATCACCAAAAGAGGCTCGCCCCACGACGTATTTCTCGACCGGATCACCTCGAACAAATTTTCGTTCGTCAGCACCATCCTCTCGATCCGCAAGGTGGACTGCGTCTATCTTGCCGTTATTGGCACCGGCAACGAGCTTGTCGAGGTTGTGCTATGCGAACGCGACGTGGTAAACCTGAAACCGGGCGACGAGGTGCTCGTCGCCTCGAAAGCCTTCAACCCGATAGTCATGAAGTTGAAGGAAGCTGCAGAATCTGTAGAGAAAACCCCGCTAATCTGA
- the modB gene encoding molybdate ABC transporter permease subunit, whose translation MTLDTAPLLLTLKLAAVTTAILYLLGLPVAWFLSQTRLRMKPVLEAIFALPLVLPPSVLGFYFLLAFSRQGWLGGVWENLFGHQLAFSFDGLVLGSVIFSLPFMVHPLQAGFNAVPHNLIDASYSLGKSKTTTMLMVILPAMKSSLLTGGVLAFAHTVGEFGVVLMIGGSIDSETKVASIAIYDLVESLDYQSAHLYAAILFVFSFAILMAVYLVNKKLDLR comes from the coding sequence ATGACGCTTGATACCGCACCGCTGCTGCTCACCCTCAAACTCGCTGCGGTGACGACCGCAATACTCTATCTGCTCGGCCTGCCCGTGGCATGGTTCCTGTCTCAGACACGCCTGCGCATGAAACCGGTGCTCGAAGCGATATTCGCCCTGCCGCTCGTGCTGCCGCCCTCGGTGCTCGGCTTTTATTTTCTGCTTGCTTTCAGCCGCCAGGGGTGGCTCGGCGGCGTATGGGAGAACCTGTTCGGCCACCAGCTCGCCTTCAGCTTCGACGGCCTGGTACTTGGCTCGGTGATCTTCAGCCTGCCTTTTATGGTTCACCCTCTTCAGGCCGGATTCAACGCTGTTCCGCACAACCTCATCGACGCCAGCTACAGCCTCGGCAAGTCGAAAACCACGACCATGCTTATGGTCATACTGCCCGCCATGAAAAGCTCACTGCTTACCGGAGGCGTGCTTGCTTTCGCGCATACCGTCGGAGAGTTCGGCGTAGTGCTCATGATCGGGGGAAGTATCGACAGCGAAACAAAAGTTGCCTCCATCGCCATCTACGATCTGGTGGAATCGCTCGATTACCAATCGGCCCACCTATACGCGGCGATCCTGTTCGTATTCTCCTTTGCGATTCTCATGGCAGTCTATCTCGTCAATAAAAAACTCGATCTGCGATGA
- a CDS encoding TOBE domain-containing protein yields the protein MNRLPALIVKVERSESLCFLELDASGIALSMLLFDLKPEFSEGSRVQVLFKETEVVLAKQLSGEISFSNRFQAIVTKISKGIILADISLSCPAGEFSCIVTLKAVNRLALEPGDEVTVMVKASQLSLEAGHDA from the coding sequence ATGAATAGGCTGCCGGCCCTCATAGTGAAGGTGGAACGGAGCGAATCGCTCTGTTTTCTTGAACTCGACGCATCGGGCATAGCGCTTTCGATGCTGCTGTTCGACCTGAAACCGGAATTCAGCGAAGGCAGCCGCGTTCAGGTGCTTTTCAAGGAGACCGAAGTGGTTCTGGCTAAGCAGCTCAGCGGCGAAATCAGCTTCAGCAACCGCTTCCAGGCTATCGTTACGAAGATCAGCAAAGGAATCATCCTGGCAGATATATCCCTCTCCTGCCCTGCTGGCGAGTTCAGCTGCATCGTCACACTGAAAGCTGTGAACCGTCTCGCTCTCGAACCGGGCGACGAGGTTACCGTCATGGTCAAGGCAAGCCAATTGTCCCTGGAGGCCGGTCATGACGCTTGA
- the modA gene encoding molybdate ABC transporter substrate-binding protein, producing the protein MSHKFRRSIITILALLLLFSLPLQAGQVSITAASDLQYAMKDIIGAYIRKNPDDKVSAVYGSSGKAFSQIENGAPYDMFFSADISYPQKLKTSGSAISEPKPYAIGRMTVWVTKSSGLDARKGIRLLSDQKIRKIAMANPEHAPYGRIAKEVMEHYKVYDNVKSRIVLGENIQQTAQFVQTGAADVGMIAYSLALAPVLAKEGNYYLVPASAHKPIVQGYVLLKPASGNRTASEFERFIGSSEARMIFKRYGFTLPNE; encoded by the coding sequence ATGTCACATAAATTCAGACGGTCAATAATCACGATACTTGCCCTCCTCCTCTTGTTCTCCCTGCCTTTACAGGCAGGTCAGGTCAGCATCACCGCAGCCTCGGACCTGCAGTATGCAATGAAGGATATTATCGGCGCATACATCAGGAAAAATCCGGATGACAAGGTCTCTGCGGTCTATGGGTCATCCGGCAAAGCGTTTTCTCAAATCGAAAACGGAGCCCCCTACGACATGTTTTTCTCGGCAGACATCAGCTACCCGCAGAAACTGAAAACTTCCGGTTCGGCTATTTCCGAGCCGAAACCGTATGCGATCGGGAGAATGACTGTATGGGTTACCAAATCAAGCGGACTCGATGCACGAAAGGGCATCAGACTGCTCTCCGATCAGAAAATCAGAAAAATCGCCATGGCAAATCCTGAACATGCACCATATGGCCGCATTGCCAAAGAGGTAATGGAGCATTACAAGGTGTACGATAACGTGAAAAGCAGGATTGTTCTTGGAGAAAACATCCAGCAGACCGCACAGTTCGTACAAACCGGCGCTGCGGATGTCGGTATGATAGCCTATTCACTTGCACTTGCGCCGGTACTTGCAAAAGAAGGAAACTACTATCTTGTTCCTGCCAGCGCCCATAAGCCGATCGTGCAGGGATACGTCCTCCTGAAACCGGCCTCGGGCAACCGGACTGCATCTGAATTCGAACGCTTTATCGGTTCTTCGGAAGCAAGGATGATCTTCAAACGCTACGGATTTACGCTTCCCAATGAATAG
- the modD gene encoding ModD protein, which yields MLYQLPDSDIERFIEEDVPYGDLTTSLLGIGGHQGTITFTSRHHTVLSCTEEAGRVLEKCGATVISRLPSGTEVEAGTAFLAATGSAMSLHAGWKVAMNLLEYASGIATRTAGVVQAARTINPGISVVTTRKSFPGTKKVAIKAILAGGALPHRLGLSETILVFRQHTAFIGGLEQFLDQLAPLKARAPENKVIVEADTAEEALKIAAAGADVVQVDKMPPEQLTILASEIHRKFPGVKISAAGGINADNAALYAGTGVDMLVLSSVYFGKPADISVVIQP from the coding sequence ATGCTTTACCAACTGCCGGATTCGGATATCGAACGCTTCATCGAAGAAGATGTGCCGTACGGCGATCTCACCACCTCACTGCTCGGTATCGGCGGGCATCAGGGGACCATCACCTTCACGAGCCGGCACCATACCGTGCTTTCGTGCACTGAAGAAGCCGGCCGGGTGCTGGAAAAGTGCGGAGCCACGGTAATCTCCCGCCTGCCGAGCGGTACGGAGGTAGAGGCCGGCACGGCTTTCCTTGCTGCGACAGGCAGCGCGATGAGCCTGCATGCTGGATGGAAAGTCGCCATGAACCTGCTGGAGTACGCTTCGGGCATAGCCACGCGAACTGCCGGAGTGGTTCAAGCCGCACGAACGATCAATCCGGGCATATCGGTCGTCACCACCCGCAAATCATTCCCCGGAACGAAGAAGGTGGCCATCAAGGCCATCCTGGCCGGAGGCGCGCTGCCCCACCGACTCGGCCTTTCGGAAACCATCCTCGTGTTCCGTCAGCATACGGCCTTCATCGGAGGTCTGGAACAGTTTCTCGATCAGCTTGCCCCCCTGAAAGCGCGTGCACCGGAAAATAAAGTCATCGTCGAGGCCGATACAGCCGAAGAAGCCCTGAAAATAGCTGCTGCGGGAGCCGATGTCGTACAGGTTGACAAGATGCCGCCCGAACAGCTCACGATATTGGCCAGCGAAATTCATCGCAAGTTCCCCGGTGTCAAGATCTCGGCGGCTGGCGGCATCAACGCCGACAATGCAGCCCTCTACGCAGGAACAGGCGTCGATATGCTGGTGCTCTCATCGGTCTATTTCGGCAAACCTGCGGATATCAGTGTGGTCATACAACCCTAA